The window ATGCGCTTTTTTTTCCTTCTTCCAGCTTTTTTTTAGCGGCGCCTTTTAATTTTTCTATATTGGCAAATATTCCGTCCAAATCCCCGTATTCTTCCAAAAGGGTCGCCGCCGTTTTAGGTCCTATTCCTTTTACACCGGGTACGTTATCGGAGGAATCTCCTATCAAAGAAAGAAAATCCAGCATCAGTTCGGGTTCGACTCCCCATTGCTCTTTTACTTCATCTTTGCCGCAAGGCTCCCAAGGTTTGACCTTGCCCGGTTTTATCATAGTTACGGTGCCGCCTATAAGCTGCATTAAATCCTTATCGCCTGAAATTATAACGCTTTTTCTGTTTTCGGTTTTTGCCTTTGCGCAAACCGAGGCTATAATATCATCCGCTTCAAATCCGTTACAACGTATTATCGGCAAATTCATAGCTTTTAATATTTCTTCTATTTTGTCGATTTGATTGTGTAAATCTTCCGGAGTTTTATCCCGCGTGGCCTTGTACTCCGAATATAGTTTATGCCTGAAAGTAGGGGTTTTCGAGTCGAGGGCTGCAATAAAAAGCTTCGGATTATATTCCTTTAAAATAACATGAAGGCTTTTAAAAAATCCGTAAAGTGCGGATACATTTTCGCCGCGGCTGTTTGTAAGCGGTCTTGAAAGAAATGCAAAATACGAGCGGTAAATAAGCCCGTAAGAGTCTAAGATATAAATGGGAGATTTTTCCGTTTTATTTGCCATGTTACAAAGTATAACACAAAAGGGATAAAAAAAATAGGGCTTCGGATTTAAACGGTTAAAGTATATTTTTTAAATACTCATTTTTGCAATATACTTTACAATTTATATGCAGCAGTGTATAATAACTGCTATACGATAAAATATTTTTAAATTCGTATATATAAAAAATTTATTTTTGCAGTTTTAAATGAAACCGTTTTTTCAATATTTAACTTTTATTTTAATAATACTTTTTTGTTTTTCCTGTAATAAAAATACGAATAAAAATAGTGAAGAAAATATTCCCGTTTTTTTTACATGGGAAGCTGAAGGAATTGTACCGAATAAAACAAACTTTGTAAAACCGGAAAAAGAGCTTCCTGAAGGAGTTTTTCCATGGGCCGGAACCGTAAGTCATCATCTTTTAGCGGATTCATTAATTGACGAATGGTTTTCCCGGCTGGCCTCGGCACGTGATATAAAAATTTTTTTATATTTTAAGTCCTTCTCATTGGAAACTTTCCGTTTATGACTGGGCTTTAACTGACGGTAAATGGAAAACAAAAAACGGTTTTGTCGAATCGTCAAAAGAACATACCGAAAGTTTATCAAAGGCTTTGGACGTTCCGTATGACCACAGGGTCTTTAAGTACGAACACGGAGTTTCCGTTTTAATTCCATATATAAAAAAATATTTTCCGGAAGCAAAGGTCGCAGCATTGGCTCTTTGGGGAGAGCCTCCTGTAAATACGGTTAAAACAAAAAAACTGGCTAAGGTAATTGCGGAGCATTTTAATATACAAGATAAAGATTCTTTTTTACTTATTTCTTCGGATTTTTCACATAAAAGTAATTTGAAAAAAACGGAAAAAAAAGATGCAAAGACAAGGTTCTTCTTTGAAAATATTACGTCTTTACATTGGACTTCCTGTATTTGCGATAACCGCCCTTCAATATATGTTCTTTCAACATTTATAACCGAAAAAACGCAGTGTACCGTCCAAAGAAAGGCAACCTCATACGATTTGGACGATACGGGAAATACTGAAGATATAACGAGTTATTTTTTTACTTTTTTTTGGGAAAAAGAATAAACATATATACCTTTTACTGCCCTTGATTTTTCTATCTTATAATGATAATATCGAAAAAACTTTTTTAAAAGGAGCGGCAGGAAAATGCGTGCTGTTGATATTATAATGAAAAAACGGGGGTTTAAGGGGGCCGACCTTTTACCTCTTACACGTGAAGAAATAGAGTTTATCGTATCGGGTTATGTAAAAGGCGAAATTCCCGATTATCAAATTTCAGCTTGGCTTATGGCGGTTTACTTTAACGGAATGACCTTTGAAGAAACCGCAGCTCTTACCGAAATAATGCTTCACTCAGGTGCCGTTATGGATTTATCAGGCATAACAGGCCCCTTTGTAGATAAACATTCGACGGGAGGCGTAGGAGATAAACTTTCTCTTCCGCTTGCTCCCATTGTTGCAGCTAACGGAATAAGGGTTCCTATGATGAGCGGAAGAGCCTTGGGGCATACGGGCGGAACCTTAGATAAACTTGAAGCCATTACGGGTTATAGAACCAATCTTAATATAGAAGAATTTAGAAATTTTATTTCTAAAACGGGCTTTGCAATGACGGGGCAAACTAAAGAAATCGTTCCCGCCGACAGACTGATGTATGCAATGCGCGATGTTACGGCAACAGTTGAATCCGTCCCGCTTATTACGGCAAGTATTTTATCGAAAAAAGTTGCGGAAGGCTCCGAAGCTCTGGTTTTCGATGTAAAGTGCGGCAGCGGAGCTTTTATGAAAACCCTTGAACAGGCGGAAGCCCTTGCAGTCAGTCTTACGGGAACCGCAAAGGCTATGGGAAAAAAGGCTACCGCATTTATTACAAATATGAATGAGCCCTTAGGAAATACCGTAGGTAATTTTTTGGAAATTGAAGAAACAATAGATATTTTACAAGGCAAAGGTCCTGAAGATACGACTTCTCTTACACTAAAACTCGCTTCGGAAATGCTTATTTTAGGCGGCAAGGCGAAAACGGAAGACGACGGCTTACGGCTTGCAAAAGAAGCCGTTTCTTCCGGCAAAGCTTACGAACTTTTTATGCAAAATGTGGAATTGCAGGGCGGAAATACAAAAGCTCTCTTAGAGGAAGTAAAAAAACGCAGAAGTCCGTTTGTTGAAAGCCTTATTGCGGAACAGGACGGCTATATTGAAAGTATAGATGCCTTTAAAACCGGGCTTGCCGGCGTAAACTTGGGCGTCGGAAGAAACAAAACAACCGATTCGGTATGTCCCGATGCAGGTATGGAAATTTTAAAGCATAAAGGAGATACGGTCAAAAAAGGGGACGTAATTATGAACGTCTACGGAAAAAATTCCGAGTGTTTGACAGGTGCAATAAAGATTTTAAAGGATTCCGTAAAATATTCTTCTTCCGCTCCTTCAAAGGAAGCCCTTATTTTTAAGGTGATTACACAAAGCTGAATTTGACTGAAAAAAAGCGGTAATAATTTTTAAGTTGGAATTTAAAATAATACTTAAAAAAAATTACCGCTTTCAAATTTTTTATTCTCTTTCGGTTAAAAGCCGTTTTTAATCGATTGCCTAATTTACTTAAGGGTTGTAATTCCGTATTGCATTTAAAAGGTTTTTATCTTTTAATTTCATTAAATCCGCAATACGGTATAAGTACTTCAGGAATTTTGATTGAGCCGTCGGCTTGTTGGTAGTTTTCCAAAATTGCAATCATGGCACGCGACATTGCAATTGCCGTTCCGTTTAAGGTATGAAGGAATTTATTTTTCCCGTCATCGTCTTTATAACGGATATTTAATCTTCTGGCTTGATAGTCCGTACAGTTGGAGGTTGAAGTTACTTCTCCCCATTCGCCGCCGTTTCTACCCGGCATCCACGCTTCCAAATCCCACTTGCGGTAAGCGGGTGCCCCCAAATCTCCCGTGCAGGTATCTACGACACGGAACGGAATTCCCAGGTTTTCAAATATTTCTTCCTCTATAAGACGAAGCTCTTCATGTATTTTGTCGGATTCTTCCGGTGTACAATAAACAAACATTTCCAATTTGGAAAACTGATGAACTCGGTATAGTCCTTTTGAAAATTGGCCCGCCGCTCCGGCCTCTCTTCTGAAGCAGTGAGAAATTCCGCAGTATTTTAACGGAAGTTTTTCTTTTTTGATAATTTCGTCCGCATGGTATCCGCCCAAAGTAATTTCCGCAGTAGCTACCAAACACGTGCCTTCATCTTCAATAGTATAAACATTCGATTCTTCGCCTCTCGGATTAAATCCTATACCATATAGGATTTCTTCTTTTGCAACATCAGGCGTTATAAAAGGAATAAATCCGTGTTTACGCAAAACGGAAAGCCCGTACATTGTAAGAGCTTGTTCCAAAAAGACGGTCTCTAATTTTTTTAAAATAATAAGTAAATTTTAAACCGCCTACGTAAAACCTTTTCGGTTCCGGCTTACAAAGTCTAATTAAGTACCAACGGTCCGCCTACCCAATTGAACGTGGTCTTTAGGTTCAAAGTTAAAAGAGGGCATGGCGGCCTTTGAGCGTTTTACTTCAAGGTTATCCGTATCTTCTTTTCCTACCGGAGCTTCAGGGTGTGCCATATTGGGAATTTTGCTTACGGCTTCATGCAAAGCTTTTTCGGCTTCAGTCAATTCGGCTTCCGTTTGAGCAATTTTTTCTTTTATGTCTTTTCCGGTATCGATTAACCTCTGTCTTTCTTCGGCGGAAAGTTTTTGCTTCATCGACAGAGAATTTTCGTTTCTATCCTTTTGCAAATTCTGCAAAGACGTAACCAAACGGGTACGTTTATCGTAAAGTTCTACAGCCTTATCGGCGTCCGCCGTCATATGGCGGTTTGCGATATTCCGTTTAACTGCATCTAAATTTTCTTTAATGAATTTATAATCTAACATTGAAATATTTTACTTCTTATTGTTATACTTGTCAAGCGGAAACTTAGGGCTTTATCATATCTTCTAAAATACCTGCTGCCGTCATAATTGCATTGGGGCATACTCTTTGAATTGTGCCGTCTTCAAAGGCTTTTTTTAATACGGTATCATCGGAAATATCTACACCGAGTAAGTCGATACATTTAAGCGAATTCATTTTTTTTTATAAATTCCCTGTTGAATTCGTTTACTCTTGATTTCATCATACTGCGGTGATTTTCCGCGTCGCTTCCGAATGCCAACCCTAATACCATATAAGCGCCCAAAGCGGCACCGCAAGTGTTGCCGGTAAAAAGACCGCTTTCAAAGGCCTCCGCGATGCGTTTTGCCTGAATTTCATTTAGCCGATACTTTTCGGCGAAATAAAGAAGAACCGCCTGACTGCAATTACATCCGTTACCTAAAAACGAAAAAAGTTTTTCTTTGTCCATACTCTTATCCTCTTTATAAAAATTTATATAAGAGCTTATAAAACTTAGATTTTTATAAGCCTTACTTATTTTGTGTGCCTTTTAAATTTATATTTAAGCACATTTTTTGCGTAATTTAAAGAAACCTCTTCATGAACTTCTAAAATTTCGGATAAAAAATTTTTGATATTTTTTAATCCGTAGGTTTTAAAAATACCCGAACATGAAGAGCAATAAGTATAAATATTTTTTTCCCATGCTTTATGAAGCATTTTCTTAGTTTCTTCGATTATATCTTCTTCATATTTTTTTGCGCCTCCGCCTAAACCGCAACAGTTTATTTTTTTATACGGCTCGTTGTATCCGTCAATATAATGTAAGATAAATTGAAAAATTTCCCTGCTATATCTGTCCGAACAGGGGAAAAAAATCGAAGGAGTATCTTTTATTTTTTTGCCTATACCGTTTTCATATAAAAATTGAAATACGCTTATTACATTTACATTTAATTTCCGTTTTAAAAGATGATAACAATTGGGACAGGCACAAATAAGCGTTTTTGTATTATTGTGTTCCAACATATTTTCTATATTTGAAAATTTTGCATTGCCTCCTTGTTCATATACGGGTTTTTTACAGCAGTCTACTGAAAAATCTATTCCCATTTTTTTACAAATATCTATTAACTTTTCGGAAGTTTTCGGATAAAACCCGGGATAATTGCAACCCAAAAATAAAAGAGTATCGGTTTTTCTTTTAGGAAGATTTTTAAACTTATAATCATTTTTTAAAAATTCCGTTTTAAGTGTATTTTCAGGTTGTGACTTACGCAATTCAAAAGCAATTTCAGTACCGGATAAATCTTTAGGGCATACGGATTTGCATTTACCGCACATAAAACAACGGTAGCGTAAATCGGTTTTGTATGTAAATTCTTTTAAATTCATATTATATTTTTGAAGAAAAAGGCAATTTTTTTTGCATAAATTACAGTCTATACATTCCAGTCTTGTTTTTTTAATCATTTATTTTTCTCCCGTTCGTATATTTTCATACGAGTTATAAATATCATAAATATTTTTTCCTTTTCTGAACTGATGCTGCAATATTTGCATTTTTATAACCGTTTTTATTATTCCGTTTTTTTTAAACCGTCTTGCCGAAGTGATTATAGGCAAATTTAAAACTTTTACATTTATATTTTCTTTTTTTAAATGTAAAGATAATTTATAATCTTCCATTATCGGAACTGACGGAAATCCTCCGAGTTTTATAAAAGTGCTTTTTCGTATAAAAAAGCCCTGGTCTCCGAATATGATTTTACGTATTTTAACACGTAATGTAGAAAGAAATGCCGTTATAATCATTATTATATTTTGGGAATCGAATTTTAATTTAAAACAGCCTGCTTCCGCATCGGAATTTTCTATTGCGTAAATACTGTTTTTTATGAAGGATACTGTCCGCATGAATAAACCATAGATATTCTCCTTGAGCATATTTTACGGCGGCATTCATTTGGTTCGACCTTAATTTTGTTTCCCGTATTTTTTTATATTCAATCAAATTATATGTGTTATCGGTGCTGAAACCGTCGGAAAAAATTACTTCATAATTGCCTTGCAATTTTTTTATATTGTTTTGAACGGCAACTACGGTTTTTTCTTCATTATAAACGGGAATTATTATCGTTACCATTTGCTCTTTCTTTATCTTTTTTTAAATGTATTTTTAATAAAATTCCTGAAATTGCGGTAAGCAGCAAAAACAGAATTACCGAAACGGTAAAGCCGATGCTTTTAATGTTTAAAAGCTTATCTCCCATATTTAAAAAAATTATTGTACCGGGGATAATACCTATTATGGTGGAAATTATATAATTTCTATAATGTATTCCCGTAAGTCCTGCAAGATAATTTATAAGATTATATGATACAAGCGGTACAAGACGCATAATAAAAAAAATATATGTTAAACCTTTTTGATTTTCATTAATCAGTTTTTTTTGTAAATCTTTTTTTGTTACTTTGTAAATAAAGTTTTCGAAAAAATCTTTTGCAGTATATCTTGCACAAAAAAACATAATAGTTGAATTGATAACGGCTCCTATAAGTGTATAAATTGTGCCGTGAAGCACTCCGAATAAAATTCCCGCTGCAAGTGCAAGAGGCGGTACGGGAAACAAAAAAGCCGGCAAAACGGAAAAGAGTATAACATATACAAATGGAGAGTATATGCCGAAACTTTCTATTTTGCTTCTTATTTCCGCAGGCGGAAAATATTTTAATACATAAAATGAAGTTAAAATTATTATAAAAATAAAAATGATTTTAACTATTTGCTTTTTTTTCATGTTTTTCGTTATACAGTTTTTTCCCTACATATATAATAATGCTTAATGCAAACAGGATTAATAAGCCTACCATAAGTTTTTGAGCTCCTCCTGAAAGAGTTCCTCCCACATAAGAATATACAACGGTTGCAGGTAATTGTCCTATGCCGGTAGCAATAAAAAAAGACCGAAAACTCATAGGTGTAAGTCCGGCCGCATAACTTATAGGGTCGAAGGGTACAAACGGCAAAAGGCGGGCAACAAGAATTGTCTGTTTTCCGTATCGGTTAAAAAATTCGTCTACCGATTTTAATGCACTTTTACTTACAAGTTTTTCAGTAATATCTCTTCCTAAGATACGCGCAAGATAAAAACAAAGCGCCGCTCCAGCCATAGCCGAGCTCCATGAAAGAATCGCTCCTTTTACCCAGCCGAATATTGCCGCGTTTGAAAGCGTAATCAAAAACGCCGGTATCGGAGCAAGGACGGCTTGAAGCATCATCAAGAAAAATGAGATAACGGCGGCATATGCTCCGTAGCTTCTTATGTATTCTATAACTCCGTCTATTCGGGCGCCCGCCGTTGATAACACTTTTATTGCCTTATTTATATTTGTGTTAACCGCAGGAACAAAAAAATAAACAGCAATAAAAGATAAAAGAGAGACAATTAAAATAAATTTTGCAATATGTTTTTTAAACATCGTATACCTCGTAAAAATTATTATATATATATTTTAAGAATTCAACACCGATAAATTTTTTGATTTTTTCGAATGTTTCGCTATTTGATAAGGTTCTGTTATTTTCATATTCCACGCGGGCCATACTGCACCATGTAATTCCGCGCAGACAATTAAAAATCATATATTTATCCAATTTTTTCCTGTTAATTTTTCCGTATCGCTCATACAAAGATAAAAAATCTTTTATTTCATCTTCGGATAATATCTTTTCCGTTTTCCAGTTCGTAGTGGTGGGTACTAAAAAATGAGCAATGTCCTGTTCGCGCTCTCCTATCAAAGGTTTTTCCCAATCAATAATATAGCTTTTTTCTTTTGAGTCGCCTATTATAAAATTACGGTTGTTTAATTCAGTGTTAATAATACATTCTTTTTCAAGATTGTCATCAAGTCCTAATTTTTTTGCAATATTAAAAAATTTTTCTATAAATTCTACCGCCCGCTCTTCCCTGTTTTCCCAATTTTTATAATAAGAATACATTTCACCGCATTCTTTAAACATTGCTTTAAACGGGTTTTTTACACAGATAAGATTTTTACATGTAAAAGCGTGATTATGAATTTTAGCCAATAAAAAAGCCGCCGTTTCCATATCGGTATCGTAATTAAGCGGTCTTCCTTCCAGGTACTCCATAATTAAGCTGCCGTATGGAAGATATTTACCGCATAATGTGTAACTGTATGCTTTAGGAGTTACTCCCGTTTTTTCAAGCTCTTTTAAAGCATTAAATTCATATTCTATCTGCTTATTTCCCAAGTGGAGCTGACTTGCAATATTAATTCGGAAGACATATTTTTCATTAAACAAATAATTTATATTGTATTCGCCTTGACCTATCAGTTTTACCGAGTCCGTTTTCAGTTCTTCGGTTATTAAATCTTCTTTTGTATCCAAATCTTTTACAACCGGCAATTCGGTATATGTTAATTTTTTTTGAGCAATTGATTTTAAGGTGTCGGCATATACGTTGGAGGTACTGAATGTTATTCCGCTAAAGATATTGTAAGCGGTTTTCATTCCGATTATGCCGTAACCTCCGTCTTTTGAAGGTGCTATGACAATATCCGTCTTATCTAAAGCTTTAAAAGCGTCTTGCAGATTTTCTTTTGTAATATTTACTAAGTCTGAACCGATTAAAATTACTTTTTCCGAATGTTCAAGTTCGGCTTTTAAGGCATTAAACATCTTATCGCCCAATCCGTTTCCTTCCTGTAATTTAAATTCGGTTTTTGCTCCTGTATTTAAAAATAAAAGATTTTCTTTTTTACCCGAATAATATATGCTTACAGTTATACCCGTATCGATTGCCGTATAAAAATTTTCTTTAATCAGTTTTACGGTTAAAGCGTATATTTGCTCTTGAGACATAAATCCTTTTAAACGGCTTTTACCGAAACCGGGTTCAGGCGCCTTGGTAAAAAATATAATCTTGTTTTGCATAAAAGTAAAGCCGTTTAAAATTAAACGGCTTATTGTTTTCGTTATTTTATAAGTTTAAATTCACCGTATTCTTTTGTACCGTCCAAACTGTTAATTGCCGTGTAACCGGCGGCTGCAAGTTTTTCCGCAACATCAAAGGAGCGGTTACCTGAATAACAATATGTTATAACCGCTTTATCCGAAGGAAGTTCGGCAAATTTTGATTCTACAGTATCGGCGGAGGCATGTATTGCGCCCTGTAAATGACCTGCGGTATAATCTTTTTCGTCGCGGGCATCTACGATAGAGTACAGTCCGGTATCCGCAAGCTCCTGCAATGTTTTACCGCGGATATTTGCAACCTTTGTCAGTGTCGTATAATTGTATTCGCTGACACCACGGGCGTTATAAATTTTATTAAATCCGTGTTTTTCCAAAATTTCCGCCGCCTTTTGACTTCTTTTGCCGCTTCTGCAAATTGTAACTACATTTTTATCTTTTAAGTCCTCAATTTCCGCAATGCGGTTTTCAATTTCGTTTACGCTGATATTGACTGCATATCTTACATGTCCTTCGGCATATTCATCAGGCTCTCTTACATCGATTACGAAATATTTTTCTTTTTCTTTTTTGTCGTTCATAATCTTATCGAGAGCTTCTCCCGTCATTTGGTTGATTTTAGATTTCGAGTTATCTTCGGTACATGAAGTAACGAGGACACAGCCGAGCAGCAATGCTAAACATAATTTGAACTTGTTCATAAATTCGGTTCTCCTTAAAATATTAAGTATAATGTAGCTTATTTTTCATTTTTAGTCAATATATTATAATAAATTTATAGTTTTTTTTAATAAACGGTATTTATGAAGTTAAATACATCAACAATTCGATTACGTTTAAGGAAAGATTTCCGTTTATATGCTTAACTGAAACTGTAATTTTTATTTTTAAGCTATCTCGGCGGCGGGGTTCCACACCTTGCCGCTTCCGTTATCTTTTTCAAGAGCGGCTGAACATTCACCGCGGACAAAGGCATATTCCGTTTCTTTATTTTCATACTCTATAATTTTGTTTTGCACGAGTTCAATCATTTTATTTTTGTTTTCGGGAAGAAAACCTCTTACCCTGAATTCCAAAAAATCGTGAAATCCGTCATAAAAAACCGAATAATTTTCTTTATTGCATAAAACTTCTAAAAGTCTTTTTTCTTCTTTAAGGTTTGAAAGTTCATCCGATGCCTTATAATTGCCGTTTTTAATATCTTTATATAAAGGGACTTCGTTATGAAGAAACATAGAAAAATTTATTATGCGGATAGGCTTTGTTTTGTTTAAAAATGCCGCCGTAGCTTCGGCATTTTCTATGCTTCTGCCGCTTCCTGCAATTCCCGTCATAATATGGGCGCCGAAGGTATAACCGGCCTTGTTTATTCGTCCGGCGGCCTCTTCGGCTTCGGCAGTACCGTGGTCTTTATTCATGAATTTTAAAACATCATCTAAACCGCTTTCTATTCCGATGTATAAGCATCGTATTCCTTCGGAATAAAGTTTTTTAAGTTCCGTATCGGTTTTTTGCAAAATACTTGTAACTGTAGCGTCGGTATTTATACAGTTACAATCTGGAAAATATTTGTGAATTAAATTTAATATTTTTAATAACCTGTCCGTTTTTAAGCCGAAAGCGTTCCCGTCGCCGAGAAAGATTTTAGCGGGATTTCCTTTTATGCTTTTTATACGTAAAAGTTCTTCTTCAATTTTTTCAAGCGGAAGTTCTCTATATTTTATATTGCGGAATAAGGCACAGAATTTACATTTGTTATACGAACAGCCTGTCATTATAGGAAGTTTAAAAGAAGCCCTTTCCATAGGGGGTGTACAAATTTTACCTTCATACTCCATATATTCCTCCTGCTTAATTTAAATTATACTCCCTTTTTTAAAATATATCTATATGGGAGCTTTTAAAAACGGAAATTTTTAGAAGCTTTCTTTTATTTTACATGCAGCGGACGGTTCTTGTATATTCTTTCTTTTTATTTTATACTGAAAAAATGGACAGTATAACACACGCTTCAAATGCCGAAGTTATTTCGGTAATAAAATCTTTTTTGATTAGCCATTTTACATTTTCAACTGTTGTAAGTTATGCGCTTTTTTTTCTGCTGATTGTATTTTTACTTGTTTTTTTTAAAACGATAAATAAATTGGCTTCTAAATTTACTGCAAAAAAATGCTCGGTACAAACTCAGCATCTTATAAAAAAAGTTATACACTATATAGGTATTATAGTTATAATTTCTACCGTTTTTAAAAGACTCGGCATTAATTTAACCGCTTTATTGGGTGCTGCCGGTATTGCAGGTATTGCAATAGGTTTTGCAGCTCAAACTTCCGTTGCAAATGTTATTTCGGGTCTTTTTGTTATGGGTGAAAAAGCTTTTGAAATAGGAAATATTATTCAGATAAATGATATAATGGGTACCGTAGAAGCCATAGACTTGTTGTCCGTTACTTTAAAAACTTTCGACCATCAGGCGGTACGTATTCCGAATGAAACCGTTATAAAAGCGAATTTAATTAATTACTCAAGATACCCCTATTGGCGCGTAAAAATGGATATTTCGGTGGCATACGGCACGGATTTAAAAAAAGCTGAAGAGGTTTTACTGTGTGCTGCAAAAACAATTGAATTTACTCTTACCGACCCGCCTCCCTTTGTGCGGTGGAACGGTTTTAAAGATTCCGCAATTACTTGTACGCTGCACGCATGGGCTTTAAATGAAAATTTCGGAAAATTGCAAAATGCTCTTTATCTTGCCGTAAATGAACGGTTTAAACAAGCAGGAATTACAATCCCGTTTCCGCAGTTGGATATACATATTGATAGGGAGGGGCAAAGTACGCCTGATGAAAATATGACGGTATAATTACGGAGTATTTTTATATTTGTCAATATATTTTAATAAATTTACATCTTTTTTAATAAAAATACTTGACTATTATTATACCGATATTTATACTCTTTATGTTTTAATTATCTTAAACTGAAGAGGTTGATTATGTTTAATGCGGGCCTTTTGTTTTGGGGCTTTTTAATCGTATACGGACTGGTAATGACGGTTTTTTCCCCTAAAGCTGTAAGTTTGGGCGGTTTTTTTAGAGGAGAGGATAAAAAAGGTCGGGAAAGTTCTCCTTTTATGTTGACGGCAAGTATTTTTATAAGCTGGATATTTGCAAAATCGGTTACCAATGCGGCAAATTTAGGTGCCGCATACGGCATTGTCGGAGGTATAGCATATGCGATATATTGGCTTTGTATTCCGTTGGCGGGTTTTGCAATATACAGATTGCGTAAAAAATATGCCGCTTCCGGTTTGGTAAGTTTTTTAACGGATAACTACGGTAAAGGAGCTGCCATAGCTTTTTCCGCAGCAATTTTAATACGTTTGTTTAATGAGGTATGGAGCAACACTTCAGTAGTAGGAGGGTATTACGGTAAAACGGGAAGCGGCGAATTTATTATAGCTGCAAGTCTGTTTACTTTTATAACTCTTGTATACTCAATGCGCGGAGGCCTTAGAAGCTCTATAGTAACCGATGCAATTCAAGCGGTTATTTTCGTATTCTTCGTTGCATGGATAATAGCTATTATTCTTCCAAATCATTCAATAGGCACTTTTATAAGTTCCGGTAATTGGAAATTAGATGCAGGCGTTGATATGCTTTTAGTTTCCGTTTTGCAAATTTTCAGCTATCCGTTTCATG is drawn from Treponema pedis and contains these coding sequences:
- a CDS encoding rhodanese-like domain-containing protein is translated as MNKFKLCLALLLGCVLVTSCTEDNSKSKINQMTGEALDKIMNDKKEKEKYFVIDVREPDEYAEGHVRYAVNISVNEIENRIAEIEDLKDKNVVTICRSGKRSQKAAEILEKHGFNKIYNARGVSEYNYTTLTKVANIRGKTLQELADTGLYSIVDARDEKDYTAGHLQGAIHASADTVESKFAELPSDKAVITYCYSGNRSFDVAEKLAAAGYTAINSLDGTKEYGEFKLIK
- a CDS encoding radical SAM protein, coding for MEYEGKICTPPMERASFKLPIMTGCSYNKCKFCALFRNIKYRELPLEKIEEELLRIKSIKGNPAKIFLGDGNAFGLKTDRLLKILNLIHKYFPDCNCINTDATVTSILQKTDTELKKLYSEGIRCLYIGIESGLDDVLKFMNKDHGTAEAEEAAGRINKAGYTFGAHIMTGIAGSGRSIENAEATAAFLNKTKPIRIINFSMFLHNEVPLYKDIKNGNYKASDELSNLKEEKRLLEVLCNKENYSVFYDGFHDFLEFRVRGFLPENKNKMIELVQNKIIEYENKETEYAFVRGECSAALEKDNGSGKVWNPAAEIA
- a CDS encoding mechanosensitive ion channel family protein, which encodes MDSITHASNAEVISVIKSFLISHFTFSTVVSYALFFLLIVFLLVFFKTINKLASKFTAKKCSVQTQHLIKKVIHYIGIIVIISTVFKRLGINLTALLGAAGIAGIAIGFAAQTSVANVISGLFVMGEKAFEIGNIIQINDIMGTVEAIDLLSVTLKTFDHQAVRIPNETVIKANLINYSRYPYWRVKMDISVAYGTDLKKAEEVLLCAAKTIEFTLTDPPPFVRWNGFKDSAITCTLHAWALNENFGKLQNALYLAVNERFKQAGITIPFPQLDIHIDREGQSTPDENMTV
- a CDS encoding sodium:solute symporter family transporter; its protein translation is MFNAGLLFWGFLIVYGLVMTVFSPKAVSLGGFFRGEDKKGRESSPFMLTASIFISWIFAKSVTNAANLGAAYGIVGGIAYAIYWLCIPLAGFAIYRLRKKYAASGLVSFLTDNYGKGAAIAFSAAILIRLFNEVWSNTSVVGGYYGKTGSGEFIIAASLFTFITLVYSMRGGLRSSIVTDAIQAVIFVFFVAWIIAIILPNHSIGTFISSGNWKLDAGVDMLLVSVLQIFSYPFHDPVLTDRGFISNEKDMLKSFIIAGALGFIAILVFSFIGIHSSLNGLPLSGNVPADLGKSLGITAYFVMIAVMISAAGSTLDSTFSSLAKLTAYDFPRMNGKDLGANARKIGMAVMVIIAVLGNLPMIMGTDILKATTISGTMIMGLAPVFLLHGIVKPTKLGFHLSFWCGIILGFALTFNMLPEFLVMGTGKYALLLGANFYGLILCTAGYILPGIFCKNAVN